A part of Puntigrus tetrazona isolate hp1 chromosome 21, ASM1883169v1, whole genome shotgun sequence genomic DNA contains:
- the xrra1 gene encoding X-ray radiation resistance-associated protein 1, whose translation MTGLGIYKLDKGQSYPSNCFPIRSFFHPRNEGAGHWLVANRNILDERTSKRKNISESPFEVQKHEKRRPESARNTLDAQRLLALHCVDKPSDLCSVNISGQRLQTVKPEDFHEFDNMAYINASDNHLPLEPFARFPALRELELSLNSVHDLEIHAEDFQKLEVLDLSFNNLTGESILNLGLLPHLKVLHLTGNQLEMLPLNIAGTSPGENTEQSVSLFQTLEVLMLDDNKLSSPEVFMSLANLKRLRHLNLQSNYISGVPFLEQMATLPDAQTGIMPQNIGQKEDKARTSLEMHAGASQYYQRKDNVCVLGLHLPFPELRHLNLANNEIAEEEALLPVALFSKLSELVIHSNPLTTQRSGDPPMLTCFLQDKLAIKITRKKTTNPTRRHIILPKRKEKAALPNTPKFPSITANQHAAETLFSKKYTGQDNPLPLEYGLTHVFGFPSQASIDDEEDIAIGQEHFDLTSADIFFETHRNAEPFFVTELNGLNESEYQEDLDDSKETKLEKSSKACPEKFIGYEILLDDTSEPEMPEFTGIQQAVSVLEHVLKNLLVYRDSKANLDLPQKPYTEREKKIKNLPPLGPRKSRGEKVEELLTQIKEAKTISEVPLDNVLEGRNGIFKREYEEALTLLKDMKRKYSMAYLKRVEQAAQIETEMHNLN comes from the exons ATGACAGGACTGGGGATTTACAAACTGGACAAAGGACAAAGTTACCCATCAAACTGTTTCCCAATAAGATCATTTTTTCATCCAAGAAATGAAG GGGCTGGACACTGGCTTGTagcaaacagaaatattttggatgaaagaacatcaaaaaggaaaaacatttcagaatcaCCTTTTGAAGTGCAGAAACACGAAAAGAGACGACCGGAGAGTGCTCGCAACACTTTAGATGCTCAGCGTTTG CTTGCTTTGCATTGTGTGGATAAGCCCTCCGACCTCTGTTCTGTTAACATCAGTGGCCAGCGTTTGCAAACG gTCAAACCTGAGGATTTTCACGAATTTGATAATATGGCATACATAAATGCTTCTGATAACCATTTACCCTTAG AACCGTTTGCCAGATTTCCTGCACTGAGGGAATTGGAGCTGTCACTGAACAGTGTTCATGATTTGGAAATTCATGCTGAAGACTTCCAGAAACTGGAG GTGTTGGATTTATCCTTCAATAACTTAACAGGAGAAAGTATATTAAATCTAGGCCTGCTACCGCATCTGAAGGTGCTCCACCTGACTGGAAACCAGCTGGAGATGCTTCCACTCAATATAGCTGGTACCAGCCCCGGAGAAAA cACAGAGCAAAGTGTCTCACTATTTCAAACTCTGGAGGTACTGATGCTTGACGACAATAAATTATCTTCTCCGGAAGTGTTTATGAGCCTTGCTAACCTAAAGAG aCTTCGTCATCTCAACTTACAAAGCAATTATATCTCAGGAGTCCCATTCTTAGAACAGATGGCAACACTACCAGATGCCCAGACAGGCATTATGCCACAGAACATCGGACAGAAG GAGGACAAAGCAAGGACAAGTCTTGAAATGCATGCTGGGGCCTCACAATACTATCAGAGAAAGGACAATGTATGTGTTCTGGGTCTCCATCTACCTTTTCCAGAACTTCGTCATCTAAATTTGGCCAACAATGAG ATAGCTGAGGAAGAGGCATTGTTGCCCGTGGCATTGTTTTCAAAGCTCAGCGAGCTTGTTATTCACTCAAACCCCTTGACGACACAGAGAAGTG GCGATCCACCAATGCTGACCTGTTTTCTTCAAGACAAGCTGGCTATTAAGATCACacgcaaaaaaacaacaaatccCACTAGGCGACACATTATACTCCCTAAACGAAAG GAGAAAGCCGCTCTTCCAAACACACCAAAATTTCCTTCGATCACGGCGAATCAACACGCTGCAGAAACGCTCTTCTCCAAGAAATACACCGGACAAGATAATCCTCTACCCTTAGAGTATGGGTTAACTCATGTGTTTGGCTTCCCTTCTCAAGCAAGCATTGACGACGAGGAAGACATCGCCATAGGCCAAGAGCATTTTGACTTGACAAGTGCAGACATATTCTTTGAGACACATCGAAATGCAGAGCCGTTCTTTGTGACAGAG cTAAATGGCTTAAATGAATCTGAATACCAAGAAGATCTCGATGATTCGAAGGAAACCAAGCTGGAAAAAAGCAGCAAAGCGTGTCCAGAAAAATTTATCGGTTATGAAATCTTACTTGATGACACGTCTGAGCCAGAAATGCCAGAGTTTACTG GAATACAACAAGCTGTTAGCGTTTTGGAGCACGTGCTGAAAAACCTGCTCGTGTATAGAGATTCTAAAGCAAATCTGGACCTTCCTCAGAAGCCGTACACcgaaagagagaaaaag ATTAAAAATTTACCTCCTTTGGGGCCGAGGAAGTCGAGGGGAGAAAAAGTTGAAGAACTTCTCACCCAAATAAAGGAGGCGAAAACAATAAGCGAAGTTCCATTAG ATAATGTACTCGAAGGACGGAATGGTATTTTTAAGAGAGAATACGAGGAAGCATTGACGCTACTGAAGGACATGAAGAGGAAGTACAGCATGGCTTACCTGAAAAGAGTGGAACAGGCAGCACAGATTGAGACTGAGATGCATAATCTAAACTAG
- the LOC122326976 gene encoding olfactory receptor 6N2-like — translation MDNTSYPVILTLMVPKETISYRHVYFICFLLLYVFILSINIRLVMVIIMEKALHEPMYVFLCHVCINGVYGASGFYPKILSDLILDSYVISFQMCALQTYVIYSSLLSEIAILTVMAYDRYIAICKPLEYHSKLKKNTCMKLILFSWIVPNCYCVTAALLTNLRPICKYHIDKLYCDNWAIVKLSCASSFVNNIFGYAIIVTFFSLIIFIIVSYFKLISACKESLESRKKFWQTCLPHILSLINFTSAYFFDIMYSRYGSNDISESLRNFLALELVIVPPVFNPLIYGLNIRAVRKRVFPLCVSRAPKDFPSVKEI, via the coding sequence ATGGATAACACGTCTTATCCTGTGATATTGACTCTTATGGTGCCAAAAGAAACTATATCATATAggcatgtatattttatatgttttcttttgttatacGTGTTTATCTTGTCAATTAATATTCGTCTTGTTATGGTCATTATCATGGAGAAAGCTCTTCATGAAccaatgtatgtatttttatgtcacGTGTGTATAAATGGGGTTTATGGAGCTTCAGGATTCTACCCTAAAATTCTGTCTGATTTAATATTGGATTCATATGTGATCTCCTTTCAAATGTGTGCTTTGCAAACCTATGTTATCTACAGCTCTTTACTTTCTGAGATTGCAATATTAACAGTGATGGCTTATGATAGATATATAGCCATATGCAAACCTTTAGAGTATCattccaaattaaaaaaaaacacctgcatGAAATTAATTCTGTTCTCATGGATTGTTCCCAACTGCTATTGTGTTACAGCAGCCCTATTAACAAACTTGAGGCCTATTTGTAAATATCACATTGACAAATTATATTGTGATAACTGGGCAATTGTAAAACTGTCTTGTGCATcatcatttgtaaataatatctTTGGTTATGCTATTATTGTCACATTTTTTAGCCTTATAATTTTTATCATAGTGTCCTACTTTAAACTAATCTCTGCATGTAAAGAATCTTTAGAAAGCAGAAAGAAATTCTGGCAAACATGTCTGCCACACATATTATCACTGATAAATTTCACTTCTGCCTATTTTTTTGATATCATGTATAGTAGATATGGCTCAAACGACATTTCAGAGAGTTTGCGTAATTTTTTGGCTCTAGAACTGGTGATAGTTCCACCTGTGTTCAATCCTCTGATCTATGGGTTAAATATTAGAGCAGTGCGCAAAAGAGTTTTTCCTTTATGTGTGTCACGTGCACCAAAAGATTTTCCTTCTGTAAAGGAAATTTAA
- the or61a1 gene encoding odorant receptor 123-1 has protein sequence MDNISSFSSFSLTALNDTSWSSRVTVFSFALPGFFLTIFVNTVLIFIIVLEKVLHQPMYIFVCNLCINGLYGATGLYPPLLYYLLNETDVITMEGCAIQSFAIFTYAIGEFTNLCVMAFDRYLAICRPLYYHTVMTTIMVWRLLTFIWMFPCCTAILMILMTLRFPMCMNQINKLYCENWVLERLACRVDTVQFVVNGILTCVVNALVWFVFLSYINILIACKRSVQNHKKFMTTCLPHLVAFLNYTVLSLFNSLHERFATSSLPQGFKNLLSVSFVIIPPLVNPIIYGIVLTPIRTKAKNVFRGLRSKHTD, from the coding sequence ATGGACAACATCTCttccttttcctctttctctctcacggCTCTGAATGACACCAGCTGGTCCAGCAGGGTCACTGTATTTTCATTTGCCCTGCCTGGCTTTTTTCTGACCATTTTTGTCAACACAGTCTTGattttcataattgttttaGAGAAAGTTCTCCACCAGcctatgtatatttttgtgtgcaatttGTGTATAAATGGATTATACGGGGCCACGGGACTGTATCCACCCctgctgtattatttattaaatgaaaccGATGTTATCACTATGGAAGGATGTGCCATCCAAAGCTTTGCCATTTTCACCTATGCAATAGGTGAGTTCACTAATTTGTGCGTTATGGCGTTCGATAGATACTTAGCAATCTGCAGACCTCTGTACTACCATACTGTCATGACGACCATCATGGTTTGGAGGCTGCTGACTTTCATTTGGATGTTTCCCTGCTGCACTGCAATACTGATGATACTGATGACGCTCAGGTTTCCCATGTGCATGAACCAGATAAACAAACTGTACTGTGAAAACTGGGTCTTGGAGAGACTTGCCTGCAGGGTGGACACTGTTCAGTTTGTAGTCAATGGAATATTAACGTGCGTTGTTAATGCTCTGGTatggtttgtgtttttgtcttataTAAACATCCTAATCGCTTGTAAGCGCTCTGTTCAAAACCACAAGAAGTTCATGACGACATGTCTGCCACATTTGGTAGCCTTTTTGAATTATACGGTCTTGTCACTTTTTAATAGCTTACATGAGCGGTTTGCAACTAGCAGTCTGCCTCAGGGTTTTAAAAACTTGTTGTCGGTTTCCTTTGTGATCATTCCTCCTCTGGTTAATCCTATAATATATGGAATTGTACTAACTCCTATAAGGactaaagcaaaaaatgtattccGAGGGTTAAGATCTAAACATACTGATTAA
- the chrdl2 gene encoding chordin-like protein 2 gives MKKIMTCLKHLFVLVTMRCFVQGETEAIRPGKMSGVFCTFKEKTYRPGDSWHPYLEPFGFMFCMRCTCTESGHVKCNSIKCPVLRCENPVTNSQQCCPRCADEHRTPAGLRAPVKTCRYNGSTYQTGETFANHELFPSRQSNQCVMCTCSNGNIFCALKTCQPITCSSPVSVSDTCCLVCRESAIDINSASFEDGGQQLNRGVRHSVDQCAAEQVRGRSVRATPSTLRGSPRGLNLQTLHLKGASETTVKILLQRKHQRACVYSGKTYSHGDVWHPVLGKVLECILCTCRDGFQECRRITCPNQYPCQHPLKIEGKCCKICPELKADSNRTECYFSQDNNSLLVYKVEPPSAAQSEDKVRTIAIERQGATEVEVQVWKTVEGVLHLMETGDVQKKDLIDHPENYILLTTLDEDTWRKFKEEEDKQKDLSKIRSCEDGIKEVVKYLNPEQLDSLCTS, from the exons ATGAAGAAAATAATGACCTGCTTGAAAcatctttttgttttggtcACAATGCGATGCTTCGTTCAGGGTGAAACAGAGGCAATACGACCAGGAAAAA TGTCAGGTGTTTTCTGCACTTTTAAAGAGAAGACATACAGGCCAGGAGATAGCTGGCACCCGTATTTGGAGCCCTTTGGATTCATGTTCTGCATGCGCTGTACTTGCACAGAG TCTGGTCACGTGAAATGCAACAGCATCAAATGCCCTGTCCTGCGATGTGAAAATCCAGTGACTAACTCGCAGCAGTGTTGTCCCCGTTGCGCAG ATGAGCACAGAACTCCTGCTGGTCTGCGGGCACCCGTTAAAACCTGTAGGTATAATGGAAGCACTTATCAAACAGGGGAAACGTTTGCCAACCATGAGCTTTTCCCATCCCGTCAGTCGAACCAGTGTGTCATGTGTACTTGTTCt AATGGGAATATATTCTGTGCATTGAAAACCTGTCAGCCCATTACATGCTCCTCCCCAGTGTCAGTCTCGGATACTTGCTGCTTAGTCTGCAGAG AAAGTGCAATTGATATCAATTCTGCATCATTTGAGGATGGAGGACAACAACTGAACAGAGGagtt AGGCATTCTGTGGATCAGTGTGCTGCGGAACAGGTCAGGGGTCGCTCAGTTAGGGCCACACCGTCAACACTGCGGGGGTCTCCCCGAGGCCTCAACCTACAGACCCTGCACCTCAAAGGAGCCTCCGAAACGACTGTTAAAATTCTTCTGCAGCGTAAACATCAGAGAG CCTGTGTGTACAGCGGCAAGACGTATTCTCACGGTGACGTGTGGCACCCGGTGCTGGGGAAAGTCTTGGAGTGCATCCTGTGCACCTGCAGGGACGGCTTTCAAGAATGCAGGCGCATCACGTGTCCCAACCAGTATCCATGCCAGCATCCCTTAAAGATAGAGGGGAAATGCTGTAAGATTTGCCCAG AGCTCAAAGCAGATAGCAACAGGACGGAGTGTTACTTTTCTCAAGACAATAACAGTCTGTTGGTGTATAAAGTTGAACCCCCGTCAGCTGCCCAGTCCGAAGATAAAGTACGAACGATTGCTATTGAGAGACAAGGAGCAACGGAAGTAGAGGTGCAAGTCTGGAAAACAGTTGAAG gtgttttgcaTCTGATGGAGACAGGTGACGTTCAGAAGAAAGATCTCATAGACCATCCAGAAAATTACATCTTGCTGACTACATTAGATGAGG ACACTTGGAGAAAGTTCAAAGAAGAAGAGGACAAGCAGAAAGACTTGAGTAAGATTAGGAGCTGTGAAGACGGGATCAAGGAAGTGGTGAAGTACTTAAACCCTGAACAGCTGGACAGTCTTTGCACTTCTTAG
- the LOC122326977 gene encoding olfactory receptor 15-like: MENISFSHILTVTALNEWNWTSRIIFFSFALPVYLLTIVLNATLIMIITFEKALHEPMYIFLFNLCVNDLCGTTGFYPRALFYLLAETNRISLEGCITQSLVIIVYGAGEFSNLSVMAVDRYIAICRPLHYYSIMSPFAVRSLVAFIWIYPCFLSIMAILAAMKHPFCRHEIDKLFCENLSLVNLACKHDILNGIFNGWMYATAIVLISLVLISYFKIILACRRSKVNQEKFFSTCMPHLISFLNYIACVFVDSSQTELRTKTLPQMLYTLFTVIFLIVPPVINPLIYGIKLGPVRAKILCIFRRLIIKNLV, translated from the coding sequence ATGGAAAACATCTCCTTTTCCCACATTCTCACTGTCACGGCTCTGAATGAGTGGAACTGGACCAGCAggatcatatttttttctttcgcGCTTCCCGTTTATCTTCTGACAATTGTTCTGAATGCCACcttgattatgattattactTTTGAGAAAGCCCTGCATGAGCCCATGtacattttcttgtttaatcTGTGTGTTAATGATCTGTGCGGAACTACAGGGTTTTATCCCCgggctttattttatttactcgCAGAAACAAACAGGATTTCGCTTGAGGGATGTATCACACAGAGTCTTGTCATCATTGTTTATGGTGCTGGTGAATTCTCAAATTTAAGTGTCATGGCTGTCGACAGGTACATAGCGATCTGTCGACCCTtacattattacagtattatgtCACCTTTCGCTGTGCGGAGCCTGGTGGCTTTTATTTGGATATATCCTTGTTTTCTGAGTATAATGGCTATTTTAGCTGCTATGAAGCACCCTTTTTGCAGACATGAGATAGATAAACTTTTCTGTGAAAACCTGTCCTTGGTTAATCTTGCATGCAAACATGATATTTTGAATGGTATTTTTAACGGATGGATGTATGCCACTGCAATTGTCTTAAttagtttagttttgatttcctattttaaaataattctagcTTGTAGAAGATCTAAAGTAAATCAAGAGAAGTTCTTCAGCACATGCATGCCGCACTTGATTTCCTTCCTTAACTACATAGCCTGTGTTTTTGTTGATTCTTCCCAGACAGAATTAAGAACAAAAACATTGCCTCAGATGTTATATAcactttttactgtaatattccTGATTGTTCCCCCTGTCATCAATCCTTTAATATATGGTATAAAATTAGGTCCAGTAAGGGCAAAAATACTGTGCATTTTTAGAAGATTAATAATTAAGAACTTAGTATAG
- the neu3.1 gene encoding sialidase-3.1, which yields MKHLNEIFEVIRNAKWLYVCMASKSHPGPLHALPARTALFQQKDGKTYRIPALIYISDGQTFLAFAEERSTPCDSDAKVLVMRRGTLQNGSLQWSPVQTLYSACLPDHRTMNPCPVYERKSKTIYLFFVCILGNTTEYHQIVTGKNQARLCYVTSADYGQNWSKITDLTNSVIGDEICDWATFAVGPGHGIQMKSGRLIIPAYVYYIHCRCFPFRFPLIVRPHALSFHSDDCGVTWQMGGKITMKSCECEMAEIIDHADGSHLYCNAQSTCGHRVEALSESSGAAFDNPYVAQKLVEPYHGCQGSVLSFPAPEPSEEEEKSANDCLTRSDTKTWLLYSHPTDNKKRKDLGVYLNKSPLKTSGWGQPWIIYKGPSGYSDLTRCEERFACLMECGEKSELEEIAFVEFKLSDFLCT from the exons ATGAAACATTTGAACGAAATATTTGAAGTTATACGGAACGCGAAGTGGTTGTATGTATG CATGGCGTCAAAAAGCCACCCGGGTCCCCTGCACGCTCTGCCTGCACGAACAGCATTATTCCAACAGAAAGATGGGAAAACATACAGGATTCCTGCTTTAATCTACATCAGTGATGGTCAGACTTTCCTTGCATTTGCTGAAGAGCGCAGCACTCCATGTGACAGTGATGCAAAAGTGCTGGTCATGAGGAGAGGAACACTGCAAAATGGATCACttcaa tggtCTCCTGTTCAGACGCTCTATTCTGCTTGTTTGCCGGATCATCGCACCATGAATCCTTGTCCAGTCTACGAGAGGAAATCCAAAACCATATATCTTTTCTTTGTCTGCATATTAGGCAATACCACAGAGTATCACCAGATTGTTACGGGTAAAAACCAAGCACGGTTGTGTTACGTCACTAGTGCAGATTATGGCCAAAACTGGAGCAAAATAACCGATTTAACGAATAGCGTTATTGGAGATGAGATCTGCGACTGGGCTACTTTTGCAGTTGGACCAGGACATGGTATTCAGATGAAAAGTGGAAGACTGATCATTCCAGCATATGTTTATTACATACACTGTAGGTGTTTTCCTTTTCGTTTTCCACTCATAGTCAGGCCTCATGCTTTATCGTTCCATAGTGATGACTGTGGTGTCACCTGGCAGATGGGAGGAAAAATCACAATGAAATCCTGCGAATGTGAGATGGCTGAGATCATAGACCACGCTGATGGGAGCCATTTGTACTGCAACGCTCAGAGTACTTGTGGCCACAGAGTGGAGGCCTTAAGTGAGAGCAGCGGGGCAGCTTTTGACAATCCTTATGTTGCTCAGAAACTCGTGGAGCCCTATCATGGCTGCCAGGGTAGCGTGTTGAGCTTCCCTGCGCCCGAGCCAtcggaggaagaggagaagagcGCAAATGACTGCTTGACTCGGTCAGACACAAAAACATGGTTACTCTATTCCCATCCAACTGATAATAAGAAAAGGAAGGACCTTGGAGTTTACTTGAATAAATCGCCCTTGAAAACGTCTGGTTGGGGCCAACCGTGGATCATCTATAAGGGTCCCAGCGGATATTCAGATTTGACTCGGTGTGAGGAGCGATTTGCCTGCCTCATGGAGTGTGGAGAGAAAAGTGAGCTTGAGGAAATAGCCTTCGTGGAATTTAAACTCAGTGACTTCTTGTGCACCTGA
- the pold3 gene encoding DNA polymerase delta subunit 3, with the protein MDDLYLDNIDEFVNDQNKIVTYKWLSLTLGVHVNRAKQMLYHYLQQKRNESSGTPLHATYLVSGKCVENGSTCHKVSVVREDKLDAVKAKMAVTISVHVYSVQRAELKDSSPLYNTDYDAVKENLKNCNKYSAIHCAAAVPVSSAELRRAQEMVPSVEKEISKPGLNENTSAISKPSAKQPAGIMGMFASKNASKSQESSKEVKTEQKDDSSLVETSKSKTASKANPMSNFFGKSSQKKADEKPDKNIKEEMDGSSTTSATASVKQSRMSPKTEIDIKEEQSKVSNALKVESQDTRNKTKRPEVLDSDDEKMESQQKKRRRIKKPQPDSSDDEVVPDSPPVPSVHTPSPKKQVKREPVLHQEESSEVKRRKRRRVLKSRTFVDEDGAFVTEKGYVSESYSESEEEPQPNSQAKDTRSLKQSFGKKEEEKKEKSQKKTSTTNKPTKQPSIMGFFQKK; encoded by the exons ATGGATGACCTTTATTTAGACAATATCGACGAATTTGTGAATGATCAAAATAAGATc gtcACCTACAAATGGCTCAGTTTAACTCTTGGAGTCCACGTCAACAGAGCAAAACA AATGTTGTATCATTACCTGCAGCAGAAACGCAATGAAAGTTCAGGGACTCCACTTCATGCCACTTACCTTGTGTCTGGGAAGTGTGTTGAGAATGGTAGTACG TGCCATAAAGTGTCAGTAGTACGTGAGGACAAGCTTGATG ctgTTAAAGCAAAGATGGCCGTGACTATCAGCGTGCATGTATACAGTGTGCAAAGAGCTGAGCTGAAGGATAGTTCACCACTTTACAATACAGATTATGATGCTGTTAAGGAGAACCTTAAAAACTGCAACAA GTACAGTGCGATACATTGTGCTGCGGCGGTCCCAGTATCATCTGCGGAGCTGCGGAGAGCTCAAGAGATGGTCCCTTCAGTAGAGAAGGAAATCAGTAAACCTGGCTTGAATGAAAACACTTCAGCTATCTCCAAACCTAGTGCTAAGCAGCCAGCAGGCATCATGGGAATGTTTGCAAGCAAAAATGCTTCTAAGAGCCAAGAATCCAGCAAGGAAGTAAAAACAGAGCAGAAAGACGATTCTTCTCTG GTTGAGAcatcaaaaagcaaaacagcctcCAAAGCAAACCCGATGAGTAACTTCTTTGGGAAGTCTTCCCAAA AAAAGGCTGATGAAAAACCTGACAAGAACATTAAAGAAGAGATGGACGGCAGCTCAACAACATCAGCTACTGCAAGTGTGAAACAGTCACGGATGTCTCCCAAAACTGAGATCGACATTAAAGAGGAACAATCCAAAGTGTCCAATGCACTGAAGGTTGAATCACAAGACACTCGGAA TAAAACAAAGCGTCCTGAAGTTTTGGACAGTGACGATGAGAAAATGGAGAGCCAGCAGAAGAAGAGACGGCGGATAAAGAAGCCCCAGCCAGACAGCAGTGATGATGAGG TGGTCCCAGATTCTCCGCCTGTGCCCAGCGTACACACTCCCAGCCCTAAAAAACAAGTGAAGAGAGAGCCTGTTTTACACCAAGAA GAGAGCTCAGAGGtgaagaggaggaaaaggaggCGCGTGTTGAAGTCTCGCACATTTGTTGATGAAGACGGCGCCTTTG TGACCGAGAAGGGCTATGTGAGCGAGTCTTACTCTGAGAGTGAAGAGGAGCCTCAACCCAACAGTCAAGCCAAAGACACAAGATCACTCAAGCAgtcatttggaaaaaaagaagaagagaaaaaagaaaagagccaGAAGAAGACCTCTACCACTAACAAACCTACAAAACAGCCATCCATCATGGGATTTTTTCAGaagaaataa